The stretch of DNA CCCCAATTAATTCCCAATCATATTTTTTATATCCGTAATCAATATTTCCTTCCCCAATTAATTCCCAATCCACTCTTTTTCCATTTTTCATCTTTATCTCCGGTATTTCAATAAAAGCATTTCCTGGCTCGACAATCACTTCAAAATCATCCACTTTCTGATTTTTCCATTTTGAAATAGTCGTCCATACATAGTTAAAATCATTAGAAATAGAACCCTCGATTCCACCATAATGATAGCTATGCTCAACTACATTTTCACCCTTCTTAAAATTTGCCTTGAAAAAATAAACATAGCTTTTTCTGTAATAATCAGCATCCGCCTTTGCTTTTGCTTTATCATATTCCTTAAAATATTTCTTTATTTCTTCAAGCTGTTTAATATCTTTCGGAAGAAAATCTGTCAATTTATATGTTTTCATACTTACATTTTTTCCATTTACAGAAGTTTTAAAATTTCTGAAATTATAATCTTCGTTTGCTTCTTCTCTGTTCTCTGGATCACTAAGCCATTCTTCCTGTCCGCTTTCAGGTGTAATAAATCCAATATACCTCTCACCGGCCTCAGGACTGTCAAATACAAATTTTACAGTTACTGTCATTCCCTCTGCCATTCCATAGTCGGCTTTAACACTTTCCTTTTTAAAATGTATTTTTTCACTCTTTATGGCTATATCCGATACATTCATCGGAACAATATGTCCACCTTGCGATCTAAATT from Leptotrichia trevisanii DSM 22070 encodes:
- a CDS encoding YARHG domain-containing protein, with product MKIIKIFLLFCIISVFGVNLLANDYEFRSQGGHIVPMNVSDIAIKSEKIHFKKESVKADYGMAEGMTVTVKFVFDSPEAGERYIGFITPESGQEEWLSDPENREEANEDYNFRNFKTSVNGKNVSMKTYKLTDFLPKDIKQLEEIKKYFKEYDKAKAKADADYYRKSYVYFFKANFKKGENVVEHSYHYGGIEGSISNDFNYVWTTISKWKNQKVDDFEVIVEPGNAFIEIPEIKMKNGKRVDWELIGEGNIDYGYKKYDWELIGEGNIDYRYKKYDDNVKSRVLYAKLKKGYLRFKTKDFSPKDEFRLREIRNLNLEDYFPEKTEKGFRYTDDLMQAAYNARLLKEDELKKISDADLNIMKNYPYALKGYDFSDKKLKDYFSKFLWYVPIGKNVELYENDYEVIKSVEKIIKSRKK